One Primulina huaijiensis isolate GDHJ02 chromosome 8, ASM1229523v2, whole genome shotgun sequence genomic region harbors:
- the LOC140983638 gene encoding uncharacterized protein: MSIISSSNVVIGHKSTTRFHWKPAVSNLGISSFKTRFEGNRSREQFGSKLKRRSLTVYANTVPAAPLPSTPPPSGSIKSWILGLVVSLILPFFSHKWGPLWVLEKRIVNAVQTVEDIVEVVEKVAEEVEKISEDISDDLPEGKLKEMVDYVENMAEKTAKTADSVDDLIDKVQETEEKVKGIVESSDKEVKSSPKQATEDN, translated from the exons ATGTCGATTATTTCAAGTTCTAACGTTGTTATTGGGCACAAGTCGACGACTCGGTTCCATTGGAAGCCTGCAGTCTCCAACTTGGGTATCTCAAGTTTCAAGACCAGGTTTGAGGGCAACAGATCAAGGGAGCAATTTGGTAGTAAACTCAAAag GAGATCTTTAACCGTTTATGCTAATACTGTACCGGCTGCTCCATTGCCTTCTACCCCTCCACCTTCCGGATCAAT CAAAAGTTGGATTCTTGGATTGGTGGTATCACTGATATTGCCCTTCTTCTCTCACAAATGGGGACCATTATGGGTTCTTGAAA AGAGGATTGTAAATGCAGTGCAAACAGTGGAAGATATCGTGGAAGTGGTTGAGAAAGTGGCGGAAGAAGTAGAGAAGATTTCCGAAGACATATCGGATGATCTTCCCGAAGGAAAATTAAAGGAAATGGTGGACTATGTTGAAAATATGGCTGAAAAAACAGCTAAAACTGCTGATTCTGTCGATGATCTTATTGACAAg GTTCAAGAAACGGAAGAAAAGGTGAAGGGCATAGTCGAATCTAGCGATAAGGAAGTCAAAAGTTCTCCTAAACAAGCAACGGAAGACAATTGA